The following coding sequences lie in one Glycine soja cultivar W05 chromosome 16, ASM419377v2, whole genome shotgun sequence genomic window:
- the LOC114391019 gene encoding cystinosin homolog encodes MIPVAANDVAFSIHAVLLTAITLFQNAIYERGSQKVSKVSIGIVSVAWLVAAVCFFIALPNNSWLWLLSVFNTIQVVMTTIKYIPQAVMNFLRKSTDGFSIGNILLDFSGGIANYGQMVVQSTDQDSWVNFYGNIAKVLLSLVSVFFDIIFIIQHYVLYRGKKSSKLEITTEQEDQIREHLVRNSDQSSPENV; translated from the exons ATGATACCTGTTGCTGCAAATGATGTTGCTTTCTCGATCCATGCTGTTCTACTGACAGCAATTACATTGTTCCAGAATGCAATCTATGAA CGTGGGAGTCAGAAAGTGTCCAAGGTTTCTATTGGAATTGTCTCTGTTGCATGGCTTGTTGCAGCAGTTTGTTTCTTTATTGCTTTGCCGAATAATTCCTGGCTTTGGCTTCTCTCCGTCTTCAA CACAATTCAAgtagttatgactactataaaGTACATTCCTCAG GCAGTCATGAACTTCCTGAGAAAAAGTACTGATGGCTTCAGCATTGGTAACATTCTACTTGATTTTTCTGGAGGAATAGCAAATTATGGACAGATGGTTGTGCAATCAACAGATCAAG ATTCATGGGTCAACTTCTATGGGAATATAGCAAAAGTGTTGCTATCTTTG GTATCTGTATTCTTTgacattattttcattattcaacatTATGTTCTGTATCGTGGTAAAAAATCCTCCAAATTGGAGATCACTACAGAGCAAGAAGATCAAATCAGAGAGCACCTTGTCAGAAATTCTGATCAATCATCACCAGAGAATGTGTAA
- the LOC114391020 gene encoding probable leucine-rich repeat receptor-like protein kinase At1g35710, with amino-acid sequence MVFIFPTLLSMKLQPLLLLLVMYFCAFAASSEIASEANALLKWKSSLDNQSHASLSSWSGNNPCNWLGIACDEFNSVSNINLTNVGLRGTLQSLNFSLLPNILTLNMSHNSLNGTIPPQIGSLSNLNTLDLSTNKLSGSIPFTIGNLSRLSVLFISSNELIGPIPASIGNLVNLDSMLLRENKLYGSIPFTIGNLSKLAVLSISLNELTGPIPASIGNLVNLDSMLLRKNKLFGSIPFTIGNLSKLSVLSIYSNELTGPIPLTTYIGNLVNLDYIGLYENKLSGSIPFSIGNLSKLSVLAISSNELTGPIPASIGNLVQLDSLFLYENKLSGSIPASICNLVNLDYICLHENKLSGSIPFTIENLSKLSELSISLNELTGSIPSTIGNLSNVRKLLFFGNELGGKIPIEMSMLTALKNLQLADNNFVGHLPQNICIGGTLKNFTAGNNNFIGPIPVSLKNCSSLIRVRLQRNQLTGDITDAFGVLPNLDHIELSDNNFYGQLSPNWGKFRSLTSLMISNNNLSGVIPPELAGATKLQRLHLSSNHLTGNIPHDLCNLPLFDLSLDNNNLTGNVPKEIASMQKLQILKLGSNKLSGLIPKQLGNLLNLLNMSLSQNNFQGNIPSELGKLKFLRSLDLGGNSLRGTIPSMFGELKSLETLNLSHNNLSGDLSTFDDMTSLTSIDISYNQFEGPLPNILAFHNAKIEALRNDKGLCGNVSGLEPCSTSSGKSHNHMRKKVMIVILPLTLGILILALFAFGVSYHLCQTSTNKEDQATSIQTPNIFAIWSFDGKMVFENIIEATEDFDDKHLIGVGGQGCVYKAVLPTGQVVAVKKLHSVPNGEMLNLKAFRCEIQALTEIRHRNIVKLYGFCSHSQFSFLVCEFLENGCVEKTLKDDGQARAFDWYKRVNVVKDVANALFYMHHECSPRIVHRDISSKNVLLDSEYVAHVSDFGTAKFLNPDSSNWTSFVGTFGYAAPELAYTMEVNEKCDVYSFGVLALEILIGKHPGDVISSLLGSSPSTLVASTLDHMALMDKLDPRLPHPTKPIGKEVASIAKIAMACLTESPLSRPTMEQVANELVMGSSSSMD; translated from the exons ATGGTGTTCATATTTCCAACGCTTCTGTCCATGAAGCTCCAACCACTTTTGCTGCTTCTTGTGATGTACTTCTGTGCATTTGCTGCTTCTTCTGAGATTGCTTCAGAAGCAAATGCTTTGTTGAAGTGGAAATCCAGCCTTGACAACCAAAGTCATGCTTCTCTTTCTTCATGGAGTGGCAATAATCCTTGCAATTGGCTCGGAATTGCATGTGATGAGTTCAATTCTGTTTCCAACATAAATCTTACAAATGTTGGATTAAGAGGTACGCTTCAAAGTCTCAACTTCTCATTACTTCCAAACATTCTCACTCTAAATATGAGTCACAACTCCTTGAATGGAACTATTCCTCCTCAAATTGGTTCCTTATCCAATCTCAACACTCTTGACTTGTCCACTAATAAACTCTCTGGGTCCATTCCTTTCACCATTGGAAATTTGTCAAGGCTTAGTGTATTATTTATATCCTCTAATGAACTCATTGGACCAATCCCTGCTTCCATAGGCAATTTGGTCAATTTGGACTCCATGCTCCTTCGAGAAAATAAACTCTATGGGTCCATTCCTTTCACCATTGGAAATTTGTCAAAGCTTGCTGTATTATCTATATCCTTAAATGAACTCACTGGACCAATCCCAGCTTCCATAGGCAACTTGGTCAATTTGGACTCCATGCTCCTTCGGAAAAATAAACTCTTTGGGTCCATTCCTTTCACCATTGGAAATTTGTCAAAGCTTAGTGTATTATCTATATACTCTAATGAACTCACTGGACCAATCCCA TTAACAACTTACATAGGGAACTTGGTCAATTTGGACTACATTGGCCTTTATGAAAATAAACTCTCTGGGTCCATACCTTTCAGCATTGGAAATTTGTCAAAGCTTAGTGTATTAGCTATATCCTCTAATGAACTCACTGGACCAATCCCAGCTTCCATAGGCAACTTGGTCCAGTTGGACTCCTTGTTCCTTTATGAAAATAAACTCTCTGGGT CAATCCCAGCTTCCATATGCAACTTGGTCAATTTGGACTACATTTGCCTTCATGAAAATAAACTCTCTGGGTCCATTCCTTTCACCATTGAAAATTTGTCAAAGCTTAGTGAATTATCTATATCCTTAAATGAACTCACTGGATCAATTCCTTCAACTATTGGAAATTTATCAAATGTcaggaaattattattttttggaaatgAACTTGGTGGCAAGATTCCAATAGAAATGAGCATGCTTACTGCTCTCAAAAATTTGCAGCTAGCTGACAATAATTTTGTAGGCCATTTACCTCAAAACATTTGCATTGGTGGAACGTTGAAAAATTTTACCGCTGGTAATAACAACTTCATAGGCCCAATTCCAGTGAGTTTGAAGAATTGCTCCAGCCTTATAAGAGTCAGGCTTCAGAGAAACCAGCTAACTGGGGATATAACAGATGCTTTTGGTGTACTTCCAAATTTGGACCACATCGAATTGagtgacaataacttttatggTCAACTTTCACCTAACTGGGGAAAGTTTCGTAGCCTCACAAGCCTCATGATCTCCAACAATAATTTATCAGGTGTGATACCACCAGAACTAGCTGGGGCAACCAAATTACAACGACTTCACCTGTCCTCAAACCATCTTACAGGAAACATTCCACATGATTTATGTAACTTGCCCTTGTTTGATCTCTCACTCGACAACAATAATCTTACAGGAAATGTTCCCAAAGAAATAGCATCAATGCAGAAACTTCAAATTTTGAAGCTTGGATCAAATAAGTTGTCTGGCTTAATCCCAAAACAACTAGGAAATTTACTCAATTTATTGAACATGAGTCTGAGCCAAAATAATTTTCAGGGAAATATTCCTTCAGAGCTTGGCAAACTGAAATTTCTTAGGAGTCTTGATCTTGGTGGAAATTCATTGAGAGGAACAATACCTTCAATGTTTGGAGAATTAAAAAGCTTAGAAACACTGAATCTCTCTCACAATAATCTTTCAGGTGATCTCTCTACCTTCGATGATATGACGAGCTTGACATCTATTGATATATCATACAACCAGTTTGAGGGTCCACTTCCAAACATTCTAGCCTTCCACAATGCTAAAATTGAAGCATTGAGAAATGATAAAGGCTTGTGTGGCAATGTCTCTGGCTTGGAGCCTTGCTCAACATCAAGTGGGAAATCTCATAATCATATGAGGAAGAAAGTAATGATAGTAATTTTACCCCTTACTTTGGGCATTCTAATACTGGCATTATTTGCTTTCGGAGTCTCGTATCATTTATGCCAAACCTCAACGAACAAAGAAGACCAGGCTACAAGTATACAAACTCCTAACATATTTGCAATATGGAGTTTTGATGGCAAAATGGTATTCGAGAATATTATTGAAGCCACAGAAGATTTTGACGACAAACATCTCATTGGTGTTGGAGGGCAAGGATGTGTTTACAAAGCAGTGCTGCCTACAGGTCAAGTTGTTGCTGTGAAGAAACTCCATTCAGTTCCAAATGGAGAGATGCTCAATCTGAAAGCTTTCAGATGTGAGATCCAAGCTTTGACAGAAATTCGACATCGTAACATTGTAAAGTTATATGGGTTTTGTTCACATTCACAATTCTCATTTTTGGTGTGTGAATTCCTGGAGAATGGCTGTGTTGAGAAGACTCTGAAGGATGATGGACAAGCAAGGGCATTTGATTGGTATAAGAGGGTGAATGTCGTTAAAGATGTAGCAAATGCTTTGTTCTATATGCACCATGAATGCTCACCTCGAATTGTTCATCGTGATATATCAAGCAAGAATGTTCTTTTGGATTCCGAATATGTAGCTCATGTCTCAGACTTTGGAACAGCCAAGTTTCTTAATCCAGATTCATCCAATTGGACCTCATTCGTAGGAACCTTTGGATATGCTGCTCCAG AACTTGCATACACAATGGAGGTGAATGAGAAATGTGATGTGTATAGTTTTGGGGTCCTAGCATTGGAAATACTTATTGGGAAGCACCCTGGTGATGTTATATCTTCTTTATTGGGATCATCTCCATCTACCCTTGTGGCCTCAACACTCGATCACATGGCATTGATGGATAAGTTGGATCCACGTctccctcatccaacaaagccaATTGGTAAGGAAGTGGCATCAATTGCAAAGATAGCAATGGCCTGCTTGACTGAAAGTCCACTATCTCGCCCTACCATGGAGCAGGTTGCCAATGAGCTGGTAATGGGAAGCTCATCTTCAATGGATTAG
- the LOC114389196 gene encoding cystinosin homolog has product MASWNSFPLQVTYEALGWFAFVSWSISFYPQVILNFRRKSVVGLNFDFVVLNLTKHSSYLIYNASLYFSSAIQKQYFEKYGYGEMIPVAANDVAFSIHAVLLTAITLFQIAIYERGSQKVSKVSIGIVSVAWLVAAVCFFIALPNNSWLWLLSVFNTIQVVMTTIKYIPQAVMNFLRKSTDGFSIGNILLDFSGGIANYGQMVVQSIDQDSWVNFYGNIGKVLLSLVSVFFDIIFIIQHYVLYRGKKSSKLEITTEQEDQIREHLVRHSDQSSPENV; this is encoded by the exons ATGGCGTCATGGAATTCATTTCCGCTTCAAGTTACCTACGAGGCTCTGGGTTGGTTCGCCTTCGTTTCCTGGTCCATCAGTTTCTATCCTCAAGTCATCTTGAATTTTCGCAGGAAGAG tgtgGTTGGACTCAACTTCGATTTCGTGGTGCTAAATCTGACCAAGCACAGTTCCTATCTCATATACAACGCTTCTCTCTACTTCAGCTCTGCTATTCAGAAGCAGTACTTTGAGAAATACGGTTATGGGGAG ATGATACCTGTTGCTGCAAATGATGTTGCTTTCTCGATCCATGCTGTTCTACTGACAGCAATTACATTGTTCCAGATTGCAATCTATGAA CGTGGGAGTCAGAAAGTGTCCAAGGTTTCTATTGGAATTGTCTCTGTTGCATGGCTTGTTGCAGCAGTTTGTTTCTTTATTGCTTTGCCGAATAATTCCTGGCTTTGGCTTCTCTCCGTCTTCAA CACAATTCAAgtagttatgactactataaaGTACATTCCTCAG GCAGTCATGAACTTCCTGAGAAAAAGTACTGATGGCTTCAGCATTGGTAACATTCTACTTGATTTTTCTGGAGGAATAGCAAATTATGGACAGATGGTTGTGCAATCAATAGATCAAG ATTCATGGGTCAACTTCTATGGGAATATAGGAAAAGTGTTGCTATCTTTG GTATCTGTATTCTTTgacattattttcattattcaacatTATGTTCTGTATCGTGGTAAAAAATCCTCCAAATTGGAGATCACTACAGAGCAAGAAGATCAAATCAGAGAGCACCTTGTCAGACATTCTGATCAATCATCACCAGAGAATGTGTAA